The genomic segment CCAACTGACGGAAAAAGGAATGAAAGACAACACAGCTGCACAGCTCTGGTTCACCGGCCGCGTAAAGGCTAAAACAGGCCGCACCCTTCCCATGCAATGCACTACTCATTTTTGACGCTAGTTCCCTGCGAAAGCCAATCGAGCGGTTGATAGCCTGGCTGAAATGCTCTTGACATCTTTCTGTCGAAAAAAGAGGCCTTACAAGGGATGCACACAACATTGAGCAAGCATTACGCCATAAGGAAAAGAGTACCCCTTTGGGGCTAGCTTGCTTTTTTATGGCGTGAATACCTGTATCACAAGCACTACGTTTGCTCAAAAGCTGCTTTACGCTGCTCGATTCCAACGCCTCTTCAACTTGCGCGGATGCGTCTAACCAAAGACGGCTAGTTCTCGCCGGAAATCCAAGAGCCGTGCTTGCCCACAAATCAAATGTTCGTGATGAGATTGTAACACCAACCTCTTCAAAGAGAATACGATGCAACAAGGCTGCTAATATCGCAGGAATTAGTAAGGGCTTTTCCAGGATGTGAAATGGTTTTCTGTGCTGAACGTGTCTTTCATCGATCAAATGGGTCTCCTCGCAAATGTGTCCAACTATCCGTTCGATATCGCCGCTTGGTAGCAGGCAGTCAAACGACATCAGTGGCAGTAGCCCGTTTGTGTCATCGTACCTCGCCTTCTCTATCTGCTTGCTGGGCTTTGTGAAATACTCGTTTACCAAAAAAGCTGCGAAGTCAGCTTGCTTATGATAAGCAGGAATAACTGGCTTCTCAATGTGCAAATCAGCGCTCTCCAGTGAGAACGTCATCCTGGGTCTGACTACCTCACAAAGATGTGTTGCggaaaaacacacaaaaagacTGATGAGGTAGTGATGGTAGGTTCCAAGCAATACgacaaggaagagaaagcaacTTAGAGAATGAATGGCAAGAAGCACGGTCCGCGGGATCAGTGGTTGCTGTGTgtaagagggggggagatgcGGGAAGTGGCCACGCGTTTTTCGTGCGAGAAAACGACAACGGGGGCCTGCCGGCCAAATGGCtggcgcacacgcctgcaATCCCACGCAAAGGGTTTCCTCAATTCCTCACTTGACAACTCTGCTCAGCGATTAAATTGATGATGGCGCTGCATCTGAAACGTGCGACGTTTCACCCCTGAGATGCAGCCTGTACTTACGGCTTGGATCTTTCACGCATGTTTTGTCTGATCAGCAGTTGAATTTGACCCCTTCAAGACAAATCTGCCCACCAGATAGAGCAGATGAATGgaagggaggcggtggtgaacTCTTTCACGACGCcggcggggggaggagggggcccCAATGCAGCGCACGGAGTTTCATCCGAACCATCCGCCGGCCGGCGGCCACCCCAAGCAGTCACCTACTGGTCGCATGCgcgctctctgctgctttaTGGCGTTTGTTCCAGGACACAAAAACCGGTGCGACTGAGGTGGAAAAGTGTGAAATGTACCTCGAAATACCAAAAGCAAAACgaggcgcttctgcagcCCGCGCCGCAGAAGTAGACCATATGGAAAGGCGCTCCACACTACCAAACCGTTTCGCCCATGCCCCTCCATGTGGTCTCTTAGCTGCAGTGGCAAACTCATGATGCCCCTCTTCAAGGCAAAGGTTGACCTTCATGCATTGAAGCCCCTTTCTCAGCAGAAATGCTCTCCGTGCTAGTTCCCCGCATCCTCGCTCTTTTCGTCCGTTCTTCTTTTTGAGAAGGCAGCGATCAGCTCGGGACACTTACTCGAGTCTTGTGCAACTTCTCGGAGAACCTTTACCGAAGTCCTACAAAGCCCTTTTGTGTTtacgaaagaaaagaagactCATACAGACACTGAAGTCATGAGCTACATACAGAACACCTGTGCCACTTCGCAGGAGAAAAGCGACATGTTTGTCACCTCGTTGGACGTTTTTAGTAGACGAAATTACTTTGACCAATACACTACTCACGCCAACACTGATATGGTTCCTGCTATCCCGACTTGGACAAAGGCGCAGTTTGATAAATTGCCTACGGGTGCTGCATCTTCCAACGCGCATACATTAGACGGTGGTGCAGAAAATAGCGATGCTTTCGATGAGTCTGCGGTCGCGAAGGTAAAGCGTTTTTCTTCACCCAGCGCTTTCACGGCTGCGAATTCTGTAATCGATTTTTTAAAAGAAAATCTGGGAGGAGTTGTGCTTCCAGACGATAAAGTAGGACAGGACATACTCTTGGAAAGACGTCGTTGTTTTTTCGACTCCCTCTTTACAATGGGAGAAGAAGTGCGAACTGCCTTACCGTGTCGATTTTCTACCAACAACATTATCAGCGTATTTTGCAATACCCCTGATGAACCTCTGAGCACCACAGAGTCGTATAGAAAGCGCCTAGCTGCTCTCGAACACCTTCGCGCAACTCTAGGCTGTGAAGAATAGATCTTTCGCTTCTACCAACTGACAAAAaatgaagagaaaggaaaccAAAAGTGATTGGTGTTGAagtgagctgctgcacgactTTGACATCTTTTATAGGGCTCAAGGATGCGAATGTCTGTGCTGAGAGAGCGCATCCTATCAAAGGTATACCGTTTCGTTGGATTGTGTCACTTTTATTACACATAACGgagtgaaaagggggagctTTGCGTTGTGGAAATCTGATTAGCAGATGTTTATGCCACTCAATGGTGTATGTGCTTTTATGTTCTTGTTGTTACTCTTCCTACTCTCCATTCTGCACAtctgtttcttttttccttgtCTTTGCCAGAAGCCATAAGGAAAAAATGCGTCGGTTTGGGACACCGTTCTGCTTTGTCTCTACAAGAGCTTTGCATATTCCATGGAAGTCGACGCTGCCTGGGGGTAACGATCCGAGATGGCATGGACTGGGCCAGGCAGTCGTTGATCTTGCGCGGTCCTGCGATACTGGAAAAGCTGCCTTTGATGAATGTTGTACTGCACGAGGACAGTTGGAGTCTATTGTGCAGTCAATGGGCTATGATATGTCCATCTACATTTTTGGGGGCCTCGTCACCACAGGTCTGTTCGAAGTCGGGGGCGACGTCGATTTTGTTGGAATTCTCGATGTGGAGCCTGGCTTTGCGGAGGCGGGCGAAATTCTCAGAAGATGTTCGGCTGCCTTGCGCCGTCTTGGGCTGCGCTCCCGCGCATACTCGAAAGCTCGCGTACCTGTCATTAAGGCTGATCGAGTAAGCCGTAGTCTTCCAGGCTCGCAGTTTCACAGTTTGTCTTGCGATGGGGTTTTTCAATTTAACAGACAAGTAAGTGGTGCTGAGGCAGAGAGTTTCAGAAACCGTGTCGAATCAAATTACAATGCGACGTCTGTCGAGTGGAATAGCTCATATCAGTTTGCCACAGTGCAGTTTGCGACTACATCCTCTCTCGTATATGGGCTTGCTAACCTGAAGGCGCATAATGAGGTGGAAATTCCACTTCGACTCCCTGTCAACGTGCGCTACGGCCCCGAAGTTTACAGATTCCCGTTTGACTTCTGTCTTTCCTCAACGGGGCTGCGGAGTTCACATTTACTTGGCGAGGCATTGGCACAGTACCCATATTCGCGACATTTGCTGCTAGTCCTGAAAAAGTGGGGTCGTGCAAGTGGTATTATTAACTCTATCGACGGACTTTTAGCCAGCTATGCACTGACAGTGATGATGGTGCATTTCCTATCCCTCGTACAGGCAATCCCAAAGATCACAGCTGCAAGGTTGAATGAAGGGCCCAAGGCATTGAATCCCAACCCTGAGTATCGTCCTCTCGAAGAGGCACGCCCGCACGCCATGGCGGAGGTCGGCTATTTGCTCGCAACATTCCTCGAGTACTTCGGATGTGCTTTTGATTACCAACGAAGCGTTGTGTGTACGACAAATATGGGCTTAATGAAAGCGACGATGGAGTGGGACAGAGAGAACGGTGCAATCGGAAAGCCTCCCTTTTTTCACTTTGCTATCAAGGATCCGTATGGCTTGGATAACATTGCTCGCAATCTGGACCTGGAGTCTGCAGTATATGTTCGGAAAACTCACGATCTGGCAGCGAAAACGGTGATGGACGAGCTTAACGATCCCACGTTCCTTGTTTCGGTCCTAACAAAGGACCCTCGAAAGCCTCCCCGCGTAGTGCGGACTCTGAGTGACCGTGGCATTCACTCTGAATCTATCCCTTCAGACCAGTTGGAGGCTCGACATGCCTTGAGCAAACTTCAGTTTCAACAGCGCAAGCGATCCATGGAGGACTTTGGCGAAAGGGCTGTGAGGAACAAAAAGAATCAGAGTACCGCAGCTGATGTCACAAAAAATGTTCTGGGGTGGATTCGGAACGATGGTATTTTGTAGCTACATCTTTTTTCAAGCGCACGTCAACGTAAAGGCAAAACTTGTCAGCGAGTGTTTTGCAGTTGCGTTATCGCACCTTGCTGCTTtgtttttcgctttttttttttgccgttCGCAGCATGTTGGTGGACATAAGCAAAGCAAGCAAACGTTCTCATCCAGTCACTGAAGAAAGACGGTTCTGAGAAGTGTGCAGCGCTGGTCACTATGACCATCACGACACATGACTCTTAAAGTTGGCACACCACTCTCCTGGCAAAATAGGCAAACCCTTATGACTGCTTTTCCCTTCAGGATGCTTAATTCGTCATGTTTATGCCGCCCTCTTTCCACTTTATCATCCTTTTTGCGTGTACTACATCGCTTCTCTATCCTCTTTTGTACTCGTGAGACATTCATGTGTCTTGGGCTGCCTAACGACTTAATACACTTAGGAATGGAGTCGCTACTCGCCTCTTTGCAGTGGGAGAGCGAAGCGGTGCCTCTACCAGGCTCACACAGCACACTCCCCAAGGATGGCCTCCCACCTTGGCAACACATCAGTGAGGTGATCCCTGGTCTCTACCTTACTTGCGCGTCGGAGATAGCCGATAAGACAAAGTGTGTTGCGATGGGCATGTCTCTTGTTATCAACATGTGCGGCGAAGATAATGTTACAAAGTACCGCGTCTTTGAAAAGGATGAGGGTGCAACATATGCATTTCGCAGGGTTGATTCGCAGGAGAACTTTTTCTGTGAACTGAGCACCTACTGCCGTGCCGCAGCAACAACCTCAAATGCGCAAAGAAGGGTGTTTGTCGTTACCATTCCGGCAGAGGATACGCCAACGTATAGCATCGACCAGCACTTTATGGAGTGTGCGGTGCTTATGGAAATTGTTTTGCAGTCTAGAAAGAACTACAAAGAAGTTAGGGAGGAGGACTACACAGCTGTTCCAGCTGTGGCAGTGCACTGTATGGTTGGCGTAAGTCGGTCGGCTTCCATTGTGGCTGCCTACTTCATAAAGAAATACGGCGTGTCTCACGTCGATGCCATACGCTTGATCCGCTGCACCCGTCCCATAGTCCAGCCAAACCTGGGGTTTCAGCGGCAACTCTCCTTCTGGGAGACTCTCCGAAGCTACCGCATTGTTGACGAATGGTCGGCCAAGGTGCTTGCTATGGAAACAAAAAACAAATCGAATCTTCTCGACATAGCAAACACAATGTTGCCAATCATCTTACGGACACACAAGTGTGAAACTGACCGTCGCTACTTCGGGTCGCTCATCAAAAATGCTGCGGCGACGGAAGCGGAGCTTCACAGTGTATACCGGGAGCTTCGCTCGATTGTCGCAGCGGATGTCGACAGTGAGGTCTACACAGATATTCCCAACTACTTCAGTTACGTTGCTGAAGTTGTGTGCAGCATCGATTGCGCCGCTTCAGCAGTGCTGCAATACGCCACAGACCTTTGTGACTCACCTTCGCATAACGATGCGTTTTATTACCGCGTAGTGAAGGACGTGGCTCACTCCGGTTTTGAAACAGACACGTTCAACACCATTCGCTGCTTTTGCTCGCTTTTCGAAGCCATTTATGTCAAGCACCTCTGTGTTCGCGACTCTGGCCACCCTGCAGTCTTGAGCTCGAGAACGGGCGCTGCGGCGTTGCCGTCAGCGTGCGCGCTTTCATtcccctttttgtttcttgtTGCGCCGTACGCAGAAGGGTTTGTGCAGTTTAGCGAGTGGAACGATTTGGTCAATGAATTCGAGACCGCGGGTGACGCACTAAGTGCAGCTGACCTGCGGCAACTGAAAAGCAAGACGGTGCGCCTGTTTCTTCAGTTCTTCTTTCAATCTTCGTGCTTTGAGGAAAGA from the Leishmania panamensis strain MHOM/PA/94/PSC-1 chromosome 28 sequence genome contains:
- a CDS encoding hypothetical protein (TriTrypDB/GeneDB-style sysID: LpmP.28.0790), which produces MTFSLESADLHIEKPVIPAYHKQADFAAFLVNEYFTKPSKQIEKARYDDTNGLLPLMSFDCLLPSGDIERIVGHICEETHLIDERHVQHRKPFHILEKPLLIPAILAALLHRILFEEVGVTISSRTFDLWASTALGFPARTSRLWLDASAQVEEALESSSVKQLLSKRSACDTGIHAIKKQASPKGVLFSLWRNACSMLCASLVRPLFSTERCQEHFSQAINRSIGFRRELASKMSSALHGKGAACFSLYAAGEPELCSCVVFHSFFRQLEALFHGVIDSKLKMNISAHISCAVFVGCLNTFSYYRYSASKAESMYKLLDIVAEVTDGKSVAYRFDLKSIEVPQMSRYVQRATVLSSDEVFSGILYRRARKETSASSACTLPRFTEMNYNAISITDIYPFCMETGTGAESDEMGECSDHTDLEVHPEPEDEGNFVEMTTIFLDAAGDDRCLQYILSAEEVAVKKQLQERLYGGSQGRKKLK
- a CDS encoding hypothetical protein (TriTrypDB/GeneDB-style sysID: LpmP.28.0800) codes for the protein MSYIQNTCATSQEKSDMFVTSLDVFSRRNYFDQYTTHANTDMVPAIPTWTKAQFDKLPTGAASSNAHTLDGGAENSDAFDESAVAKVKRFSSPSAFTAANSVIDFLKENLGGVVLPDDKVGQDILLERRRCFFDSLFTMGEEVRTALPCRFSTNNIISVFCNTPDEPLSTTESYRKRLAALEHLRATLGCEE
- a CDS encoding RNA polymerase I (TriTrypDB/GeneDB-style sysID: LpmP.28.0810), with the translated sequence MGYDMSIYIFGGLVTTGLFEVGGDVDFVGILDVEPGFAEAGEILRRCSAALRRLGLRSRAYSKARVPVIKADRVSRSLPGSQFHSLSCDGVFQFNRQVSGAEAESFRNRVESNYNATSVEWNSSYQFATVQFATTSSLVYGLANLKAHNEVEIPLRLPVNVRYGPEVYRFPFDFCLSSTGLRSSHLLGEALAQYPYSRHLLLVLKKWGRASGIINSIDGLLASYALTVMMVHFLSLVQAIPKITAARLNEGPKALNPNPEYRPLEEARPHAMAEVGYLLATFLEYFGCAFDYQRSVVCTTNMGLMKATMEWDRENGAIGKPPFFHFAIKDPYGLDNIARNLDLESAVYVRKTHDLAAKTVMDELNDPTFLVSVLTKDPRKPPRVVRTLSDRGIHSESIPSDQLEARHALSKLQFQQRKRSMEDFGERAVRNKKNQSTAADVTKNVLGWIRNDGIL
- a CDS encoding putative dual-specificity protein phosphatase, putative (TriTrypDB/GeneDB-style sysID: LpmP.28.0820); the encoded protein is MESLLASLQWESEAVPLPGSHSTLPKDGLPPWQHISEVIPGLYLTCASEIADKTKCVAMGMSLVINMCGEDNVTKYRVFEKDEGATYAFRRVDSQENFFCELSTYCRAAATTSNAQRRVFVVTIPAEDTPTYSIDQHFMECAVLMEIVLQSRKNYKEVREEDYTAVPAVAVHCMVGVSRSASIVAAYFIKKYGVSHVDAIRLIRCTRPIVQPNLGFQRQLSFWETLRSYRIVDEWSAKVLAMETKNKSNLLDIANTMLPIILRTHKCETDRRYFGSLIKNAAATEAELHSVYRELRSIVAADVDSEVYTDIPNYFSYVAEVVCSIDCAASAVLQYATDLCDSPSHNDAFYYRVVKDVAHSGFETDTFNTIRCFCSLFEAIYVKHLCVRDSGHPAVLSSRTGAAALPSACALSFPFLFLVAPYAEGFVQFSEWNDLVNEFETAGDALSAADLRQLKSKTVRLFLQFFFQSSCFEERSAAKESYTKLGFLQNDAEVLTFRAVESQLKTDGVSIASLESVVAVSQPADSHIAFLLLCKTLSGIVAFRLLLEAAEQFLSRTYSARLAESVPLADEFLPLSVIASAVVSLESAYTAAHCKPCKAREFFRGELSSLLKAGILNPTGVVALFQILS